From the Paramormyrops kingsleyae isolate MSU_618 chromosome 7, PKINGS_0.4, whole genome shotgun sequence genome, one window contains:
- the ywhah gene encoding 14-3-3 protein eta — translation MVDREQFVQKARLAEQAERYDDMASAMKLVTEMNEPLSNEDRNLLSVAYKNVVGARRSSWRVISSIEQKTAADGNEKKLEMVRAYREKIEKELESVCQDVLNLLDKFLIKNCTDAQFESKVFYLKMKGDYYRYLAEVATGEKRAAVVESSEAAYKEAFDISREHMQPTHPIRLGLALNFSVFYYEIQNAPEQACHLAKQAFDDAIAELDTLNEDSYKDSTLIMQLLRDNLTLWTSDQQDEEAGEVNN, via the exons ATGGTTGATAGAGAGCAGTTCGTCCAGAAAGCCCGTCTGGCGGAGCAGGCGGAGCGCTACGATGACATGGCGTCAGCAATGAAACTG GTGACGGAGATGAACGAGCCGCTCTCAAATGAGGACCGCAACCTGCTGTCCGTGGCTTACAAGAATGTGGTCGGGGCTCGGAGGTCCTCCTGGCGAGTTATCTCCAGCATCGAGCAGAAGACTGCGGCTGATGGCAACGAGAAGAAGCTAGAGATGGTGCGGGCCTACCGGGAGAAGATCGAGAAGGAGCTGGAATCTGTGTGCCAGGATGTGCTCAACCTGCTTGACAAGTTCCTCATCAAGAACTGCACCGATGCGCAGTTTGAAAGCAAGGTGTTCTACCTGAAGATGAAAGGCGACTACTACCGGTATCTGGCCGAGGTAGCCACGGGTGAGAAGCGGGCCGCGGTGGTGGAGTCCTCTGAGGCGGCCTACAAGGAGGCCTTTGACATCAGTAGGGAGCACATGCAGCCCACCCACCCCATCCGCCTTGGCCTGGCGCTTAACTTCTCCGTCTTCTACTACGAGATCCAGAATGCACCGGAGCAGGCCTGCCACCTGGCCAAGCAGGCCTTCGACGATGCCATCGCGGAGCTGGACACGCTCAATGAGGATTCCTACAAGGACTCCACTCTCATCATGCAGCTGCTACGAGACAACCTCACCCTGTGGACCAGTGACCAGCAGgatgaagaagcaggggaggtTAACAATTAG